Proteins encoded in a region of the Anoxybacillus amylolyticus genome:
- a CDS encoding fibronectin type III domain-containing protein has translation MYKKIFSLFSLTLLSFFLIPASLHYVFAYSGGLLHGKTLNVGDWIRSINGTTTKATDGDESTSVNLMPRMAHIYATDTIWYKFTSPQSIESYQVKGGSSLVLRFFDSAGNIIYTSYVQADGIKHYITKVDNVYYASLENEDMWSGSTVYEFDVFGVEIKDTFPPSEVGNFTANVGKVPQTTIDLAFTNPSDIDFAGTKIYLNGVLNATLDKTKTSYSISNLQPNTNYNIKITTFDTSGNESNGVTKAVKTLSFSDITNLNLFPAAYSILAQWTNPSDQSFLVTIQPLHRKSLRDRVYFCSPCLY, from the coding sequence ATGTATAAAAAAATATTTTCTTTATTCTCGTTAACATTACTTTCTTTCTTCTTAATCCCTGCTTCTTTACACTATGTATTTGCTTATTCGGGGGGATTATTGCATGGAAAAACGCTCAACGTTGGTGACTGGATTCGTTCAATCAATGGAACTACCACGAAAGCAACAGACGGAGATGAATCAACTAGTGTAAATTTAATGCCTAGGATGGCTCATATTTATGCTACGGATACAATTTGGTATAAATTTACATCTCCGCAAAGTATTGAATCTTATCAGGTAAAAGGTGGTTCAAGTTTAGTTTTACGTTTTTTTGATTCTGCAGGAAATATTATTTACACATCTTATGTTCAAGCTGACGGTATTAAACATTATATTACCAAAGTAGATAACGTTTACTATGCTAGTTTAGAAAATGAAGATATGTGGAGTGGCAGTACTGTTTACGAATTTGATGTTTTTGGAGTAGAAATAAAAGATACATTTCCCCCTAGTGAGGTAGGCAATTTTACAGCAAACGTTGGAAAAGTACCTCAAACAACAATTGATTTAGCGTTCACAAATCCTTCCGACATTGATTTTGCGGGAACTAAAATCTATCTAAATGGTGTGTTAAATGCAACTTTAGACAAAACAAAGACGTCTTACTCTATTTCTAATTTACAACCGAATACAAATTATAACATTAAGATTACCACATTCGATACGAGTGGCAATGAATCGAATGGGGTAACAAAAGCGGTTAAAACTTTATCATTTTCTGACATTACAAATTTAAATTTGTTTCCAGCTGCTTATTCAATTTTAGCGCAATGGACAAATCCTTCCGATCAATCTTTTTTAGTAACTATTCAGCCGTTACATAGAAAAAGTTTACGAGATCGGGTTTATTTCTGCTCCCCTTGTCTATACTAG